In one window of Canis aureus isolate CA01 chromosome 25, VMU_Caureus_v.1.0, whole genome shotgun sequence DNA:
- the RERG gene encoding ras-related and estrogen-regulated growth inhibitor isoform X4: protein MGKTALVVRFLTKRFIWEYDPTLESTYRHQATIDDEVVTMEILDTAGQEDTIQREGHMRWGEGFVLVYDITDRGSFEEVLPLKNILDEIKKPKNVTLILVGNKADLDHSRQVSTEEGEKLATELACAFYECSACTGEGNITEIFYELCREVRRRRMVQGKTRRRSSTTHVKQAINKMLTKISS from the exons ctCTTGTAGTGAGATTCCTGACCAAACGGTTCATCTGGGAATATGATCCCACTCTTG AATCCACCTATCGACACCAAGCAACCATCGATGATGAAGTTGTCACCATGGAGATACTAGATACTGCTGGTCAG GAAGATACCATTCAGAGGGAAGGACACATGCGATGGGGGGAAGGCTTTGTGCTGGTCTATGACATTACTGACCGAGGAAGTTTTGAGGAAGTTCTCCCACTTAAGAACATCCTGGATGAGATAAAAAAGCCTAAGAATGTGACTCTTATCTTGGTTGGAAACAAAGCTGATTTGGACCACTCCAGACAGGTTAGTACAGAAGAAGGGGAGAAGCTGGCCACCGAATTGGCATGTGCTTTTTATGAGTGTTCTGCTTGCACTGGAGAAGGAAACATCACGGAGATATTCTATGAGCTGTGTCGAGAGGTGCGTCGCAGGAGGATGGTCCAGGGCAAGACAAGGCGACGAAGCTCCACCACACATGTCAAGCAAGCCATTAACAAGATGCTCACTAAAATCAGTAGTTAG
- the RERG gene encoding ras-related and estrogen-regulated growth inhibitor isoform X3 — protein MVLELGKFKLQLSLVVRFLTKRFIWEYDPTLESTYRHQATIDDEVVTMEILDTAGQEDTIQREGHMRWGEGFVLVYDITDRGSFEEVLPLKNILDEIKKPKNVTLILVGNKADLDHSRQVSTEEGEKLATELACAFYECSACTGEGNITEIFYELCREVRRRRMVQGKTRRRSSTTHVKQAINKMLTKISS, from the exons ATGGTCTTAGAATTGGGGAAGTTCAAACTTCAGTTAT ctCTTGTAGTGAGATTCCTGACCAAACGGTTCATCTGGGAATATGATCCCACTCTTG AATCCACCTATCGACACCAAGCAACCATCGATGATGAAGTTGTCACCATGGAGATACTAGATACTGCTGGTCAG GAAGATACCATTCAGAGGGAAGGACACATGCGATGGGGGGAAGGCTTTGTGCTGGTCTATGACATTACTGACCGAGGAAGTTTTGAGGAAGTTCTCCCACTTAAGAACATCCTGGATGAGATAAAAAAGCCTAAGAATGTGACTCTTATCTTGGTTGGAAACAAAGCTGATTTGGACCACTCCAGACAGGTTAGTACAGAAGAAGGGGAGAAGCTGGCCACCGAATTGGCATGTGCTTTTTATGAGTGTTCTGCTTGCACTGGAGAAGGAAACATCACGGAGATATTCTATGAGCTGTGTCGAGAGGTGCGTCGCAGGAGGATGGTCCAGGGCAAGACAAGGCGACGAAGCTCCACCACACATGTCAAGCAAGCCATTAACAAGATGCTCACTAAAATCAGTAGTTAG
- the RERG gene encoding ras-related and estrogen-regulated growth inhibitor isoform X2, whose product MAKSAEVKLAIFGRAGVGKSALVVRFLTKRFIWEYDPTLESTYRHQATIDDEVVTMEILDTAGQEDTIQREGHMRWGEGFVLVYDITDRGSFEEVLPLKNILDEIKKPKNVTLILVGNKADLDHSRQVSTEEGEKLATELACAFYECSACTGEGNITEIFYELCREVRRRRMVQGKTRRRSSTTHVKQAINKMLTKISS is encoded by the exons ctCTTGTAGTGAGATTCCTGACCAAACGGTTCATCTGGGAATATGATCCCACTCTTG AATCCACCTATCGACACCAAGCAACCATCGATGATGAAGTTGTCACCATGGAGATACTAGATACTGCTGGTCAG GAAGATACCATTCAGAGGGAAGGACACATGCGATGGGGGGAAGGCTTTGTGCTGGTCTATGACATTACTGACCGAGGAAGTTTTGAGGAAGTTCTCCCACTTAAGAACATCCTGGATGAGATAAAAAAGCCTAAGAATGTGACTCTTATCTTGGTTGGAAACAAAGCTGATTTGGACCACTCCAGACAGGTTAGTACAGAAGAAGGGGAGAAGCTGGCCACCGAATTGGCATGTGCTTTTTATGAGTGTTCTGCTTGCACTGGAGAAGGAAACATCACGGAGATATTCTATGAGCTGTGTCGAGAGGTGCGTCGCAGGAGGATGGTCCAGGGCAAGACAAGGCGACGAAGCTCCACCACACATGTCAAGCAAGCCATTAACAAGATGCTCACTAAAATCAGTAGTTAG